Within Leptospira limi, the genomic segment GAAGGGAAATACCTGTTACAATCCCTGGGAGAGCAATGGGTAAAATCACAAGAAAGGAAATGATTTCTTTTCCAAAAAATTGGCTTCGGTACACCGCAAGGCTTGCCAGTGTTCCTAGTAGGATTGCAATGAATGTAGAAATGAATGCAACTTGGGAAGAGAGTATGATCGCTTCCCAGATATCATTTCGTTCCCATGCGACTCCAAACCATTTCGTAGTGAATCCCGGTAGAGGGAATTGAAACGTTTTTTCATCCGTAGAAAATGCATACATGATGATGATGAGTATGGGTATATGGATGAATAAAAAACCAAAGAGTGTTGCCGTTTTTAATCCAATAGATCCTAAGTTCCATTTAGAGCGCATCAAATGCTCCTAATCGTTTAGCGATTGTTAAATACACCATCATAATGACAATGGGAACCACAGAAAATGCAGCAGCAAGTGGGATGTTCCCCGCAGTTCCTTGGTGTGTGTAAACAGCCATTCCGATAAAATAACTCGAATTCCCGATAATTGTAGGAATGATATAATCACCGAGTGTTAAGGAAAATGTAAAAATAGAACCTGCAACAACACCAGGAAACGCTAAAGGTAAAATGACTTTGCGAAAGGTTTGAGCCGGCCCTCCTCCCAAATCAGAGGAAGCTTCTAAAAGTGTTTTTGGAATTCTTTCTAAAGATGCCTGGATGGGTAAAATCATGTAAGGTAACCATATGTAAACGAATACCAAAAACATACCGATGTAGGAAAAAGATAAAGAAGTGCCACCAATGACAGGGATGGAAAGTACAACATCTAACAAGTGTAATAATCCTAGTTGGTCCAAACACCAGGTAAGGATTCCTTCTTTGGCCATAATGAGTTTCCAAGAATACACTTTTACGAGGTAACTGGACCATAAAGGCAACATAACACCCAAATACAAAATTGGTTTTAGTTTGGGTCCAGCATTCATTGCCATGTAGTAAGCAATTGGAAACGCAATGATCGCACTCACAACAGTGACTGTAAATGCCATTGTAGTTGTACGAATGATAATATCCCAATTGGTACTCTGCCGGAATAAATCATAATAGGATTCAAATGTGAATTCTCGTTTGATGACACCCGAAAAGGAATCAACAGAGAAAAAACTTTGGATGAGAAGAGTAAATAAAGATCCTAAGTAAACAACACCAAGCCAAACAAGCAGAGGTGATAATAATAAAAAAAGTGCCAAACTTTTCCTGTAAAATAAAAACGTGATGAATCTATCCATAACATTCGTCATAATGATTCCCTTATAACAAATGCATGTCGGAATCTTTCCAACCCACTAAAACTTCGGAACCAACTGCGATATGGTCTGCAGAAATTTTTAAGTTTTGAGTGGAGGCAATGATCCGAGATCCACTAGGAGTTTCAAAATGCATTTTGGATGTTGCACCTGAGTACACTTGGCTTTTTAAAATTGCTTTGAATGTTCTATACCCAGATGAATGGTTGTCCTCTTTTGCATTTGCAAAAACATGGACTCGTTCCGGGCGGATCATCATCTTACCATCATGGCCTGTGAGCCGTTTTGTTTCCTCAACAGATAAGATATTGGAAGTTCCTACAAAGTTGGCAACAAACTCTGTTTTGGGGCGATTGTACAACTCTTCTGGAGTTGCAATTTGTTCGACCTTACCTTTGTTAAAGATAGCAATTCGATCAGACATCGAAAGTGCCTCTTCTTGGTCGTGGGTCACAAAAATAAATGTGATCCCTACTTCTTTTTGAATGGCTTTAAGCTCTAATTGCATTTCTTCGCGAAGTTTTAAATCAAGGGCTCCCAATGGCTCATCTAACAAAAGTACACCTGGACGATTGATGAGTGCCCTTGCGAGTGCAATCCGCTGCCTCTGACCACCTGATAGTTCGGATGGTTTTCGATTTCCCACATCGGGAAGGCGAACCATCGCAAGCATTTCAGAAACACGTTTTGAAATTTCGGCACTTGGAAGTTTTTTAATTTTTAAACCATACCCCACATTTTCCGCAACAGACATATGTGGGAACAAAGCATAATCTTGGAAGACTGTATTGACATTTCTTTTGTAAGGAGGGATGCCCGTGACATCAACTCCTTCCAAAAGAACCCTTCCTGAACTAGTATCTTGAAAACCCGCCACCATTCGGAGGCAGGTAGTTTTACCAGACCCAGAAGGGCCTAACATCGAAAAAAACTCACCTTTTTTAATCCCAAAGGAGACATCATCTACCGCTATGAATTGGTCGAATTTCCTGGTTACATTTTGAAATTCAACATCGTAAACTTGGTCCATTCTATCTCCTTTAGAACTCTTATGATGTTAGGATTTTATTTACTTCCAATAATGGAAATATAATCTTCTGCCCATTTTTTATAAGGCACACATTTTCTTCCACCGGAACAATCTTCTTTTGGAGTTCTCCAGAAAGAGATTTTTTCAAAGTTGTTGAATCCGTTCACTGCACAACCAGTATCTCCGAGTAATGCATTTCCTTTACAAGCAGCAGGAACAGAAGGAACAGATCCAAACCAAGAAGCTAAATCACCTTGTACTTTTGGAGAAAGAGAATGTTCCATCCATTTGTAAGCACAGTTAACGTGTTTAGAATCTTTGTGTAACATTGTACTATCTGCCCAACCAGTTGCTCCTTCCACAGGAACGATAGATGATACAGGTTGTTTTTCACTCACAAGTAAATTTACTTGGAATGGCCATGTTGAAGAAGCAACTAAACCTTCTTTTTTGAAATCGTCAACTTGGACCATTGCATCATGCCAGTATTTTGGAACGAGTTGTCTTTGTTTTTTTAATAACTCAATCACAGCCGTGTATTGTTTTTCATCCAATTCGTAAGGATCTTGGATTCCAAGTTCTGGTTTTGCAACTTTTAGATAAAGGGCAGCGTCAGCGATGTAAATTGGACCATCAAATGCTTGCACTCTACCTTTGTTAGATTTTCCATCTGGTAAAACTTGTTCTTCAAATACAACATTCCAACTTGTTGGAGCTTTTTTAAAAACTTTTGTGTTGTACATAAGTACGTTTGGTCCCCATTGGTAAGGAACTCCGAAATGTTTACCATCTACAGTATGCCAAGGAGCATTTTGTAAACGAGAGTCTACGTTTTTCCAACTTGGAATCAAATCAATGTTAATCTCTTGGACTTTTCCACCTGCAACTAATCGAAGTGATGCGTCACCTGAAGCAGTTACCAAGTCAAATCCACCTTCATTCATAAGTGCTACCATCTCATCAGATGTAGCGGCAGTTTTTACATTTACTTTACAGCCTGTATTTTTTTCAAATTCAGTGACCCAGTCATATCCCTTGTCTGTTTCACCACGTTCAATGTAACCTGGCCAAGCAACGATGGAAACTTCTCCCTCACCTTGTCCAATTTCTGAAACCTTTGTTTCTTTTTTACCGCAGGTTACCGCAAAAGCGATCGAAAGAACTGCTGTAAAAAAAACCACTCGTTTGTATGAATCGAATTTCATAAACCTATGTGCTCCTGGTTTTACGTATGTCAGGCATTAGATACCAAAAATTCAAAATTAAGCAACCAATTCTAAAGTTTTCAAAAAAAAGGTAGGAATTTTTATGAGGCACGGTTTCTGTGAAAGCGTAGGTTTGCTATGAAATACATCAAAGACAAAGACCTTTTTCGCCAGGAAAATTTTATAGGTGGGGTTTGGTGCCCTGCAGAAAATAAAAAAGAAATTTTAGTACATAACCCTGCCACAGGGGAAACCATAGGGAACATCCCGCATGCAACAGAAAAGGACACGTTAGTTGCTATACGTTCAGCCAAAGATGCGTTTGTGGATTGGAAATCGAGACCTGCCAAAGAACGGGCAGGAATCCTCCGCAAATGGTTCCAACTCATGATGGACCACCAAGAAGACTTAGCTCTCATCATGACACAAGAACAAGGAAAACCTTTAACGGAAGCTAGAGGAGAAATCGCCTACGCAGCATCTTACATTGAATGGTTCGGTGAAGAAGCAAAACGTTCTTATGGAGATGTGATCCCCTCACATAGAAAAGATACAAGGATTCTTGTATTCAAAGAACCCATTGGAGTTGTCGGAACCATCACTCCTTGGAATTTTCCAGCGGCAATGCTTGCAAGGAAAGTGGCTCCAGCTCTAGCCGCAGGTTGTACGGTTGTCTCAAAACCATCCGAACTCACTCCCCATTCAGCCCTTGCAATGGCTGTACTTGCAGAACGAGCAGGACTCCCAAAAGGAGTTTGGAATGTGTTAGTTGGGGATCCAATCCTCATTGGCAAAACGATTTTAGAAAGTAAAGAGGTTCGCAAACTCAGTTTTACTGGATCCACAAAAACAGGGATTTATTTGATGGAAAAATCGGCCGCCACATTAAAAAAACTCTCACTTGAGTTAGGAGGGAATGCTCCCTTTATCGTATTTGAAGATGCAGATTTAGACGAAGCTGTAAAAGGTGCGATGTTATCCAAGTATAGAAACACAGGACAAACTTGTGTTTGTGTGAATCGTTTTTTAGTGCATTCATCTGTTGCAGAAACCTTTTCCAAAAAACTAGCTGAAAAAACAAAAGAGTTGGTTGTTGCCAACGGAATGGAACCAAGTGCCAGCCAAGGCCCACTTATCAATGAAGCTGCTGTGGAGAAAGTAAAGAATCATATCCAAGATGCTGTTTCAAAAGGGGCGAAGGTTTTAATTGGCGGGAACACACATGCATTAGGTGGAAACTTTTTTGAGCCAACCGTTTTGTATCCTGTGAACTCTTCTATGATGGTAACAAAGGAAGAAACCTTTGGACCAGTATCTTGTATCCAAACCTTCCAAACAGAGGAAGAAGCCATTAAACTCGCAAACGATACCGACTTTGGCCTCGCATCCTATTTTTACACGAAAGACATGGCTCGTATTTTTAGGGTCGCCGAACAGCTAGAATATGGAATGGTAGGCATTAACGAAGGGATCATTTCTTCAGAACAAGTCCCATTTGGGGGAGTCAAATTTTCAGGTATGGGACGAGAAGGCTCCAAATACGGTCTAGATGATTATACAGTAACCAAATATCTCTGCCTCGGAGGAATCAAATGACGGGCAATCAAAAACAAACAAACAAAACTCTATGGGAAAGAAGATTAAAAAACGTTCCACGTGGAGTGACCACCGCCTACCCTGTGTTTGCCGAGAAAGCAAAAAATGCAGAAATTTGGGATATTGAAGGGAAACGATTCATTGATTTTGGTGGTGGGATTGGTGTTCAAAATACAGGACATTGCCATCCAAAAGTGGTGGCTGCCATCCACAAACAAGTGGACCAGGTACTCCACACTGCATTTCAAATCATGCCATATGAACCATACATTGTTCTCGCAGAAAAATTAAATGCGAAAGCTCCAATTGATGGAGAAGCCAAAACCATTTTGTTTTCATCTGGTGCCGAAGCATTGGAAAATGCGGTGAAAATTGCAAGAGCTGCCACAGGAAGACCAGGGATTATCAGTTTTCTAGGTGGATTCCACGGAAGAACGATGATGGCTCTTGCCTTAACAGGAAAGGTAGTTCCTTACAAAAAAGGATTCGGACCTTTCTCGAGTGATGTGTACCATATTCCGTTTCCCATGGAATACCATGGGGTTACAGAAGATGATTCTATCAAAGCCCTAAACAATTTATTCAAAGCAGACATTGACCCAACTCGTGTGGCAGCTATTGCCATCGAACCAGTGCAAGGTGAAGGTGGATTTTACATTGCTTCTCCAAGTTTTTTAAAAAAACTAAGGGCAATTTGTGATGAACATGGAATTTTACTCATCGCCGATGAAGTGCAGTCCGGTTTTGCAAGAACAGGAAAACTTTTTGCCATCGAACATTCGGGTGTCAAACCAGACCTCATCACAACTGCAAAATCCCTTGCAGCGGGGATGCCACTTTCTGCAGTGATTGGAAAAACATCCATTATGGATTCTGTAGAACCAGGTGGACTTGGTGGAACCTATGCGGGAAACCCGGTCGCTTGTGCTGCGGGGATTGCAGTGATGGATCTCATCGAAGAAGAAGGAATTTTAGAAAAATCAACACAATTGGGAACCATGTTAGTGAAGGAACTAAACGAAATTAAAAAATCCAACACAATCATTGGCGAAATACGCGGATTAGGTGGGATGGTTGCCTTTGAACTCGTTGAAAATGGTGATGCCAATAAACCTTCTGCTGATATGGCAAAAAAATTAACAACAAAAGCCTTAGAACATGGTCTTATTCTTCTTTCTTGTGGAGTGTATGGAAACGTAATCCGAATTTTAGTTCCTATCACAGCAGAAGAATCAGTCGTAAAAGAAGGTCTAAACATCATAGCAAAATCATTAAAGGAAATCTAACCCAGGTATGAAACAGTATAAACTTTGGATTGATGGGAAATGGGCAAACTCTACTGGCGGAAAACCAATGGACATTGAAGACCCAGCCACTGGAAAAAAAATAGCAACTGTAATTGATGCAAGTGTGTCCGATGTAGACAAAGCAGTT encodes:
- a CDS encoding ABC transporter permease, with protein sequence MTNVMDRFITFLFYRKSLALFLLLSPLLVWLGVVYLGSLFTLLIQSFFSVDSFSGVIKREFTFESYYDLFRQSTNWDIIIRTTTMAFTVTVVSAIIAFPIAYYMAMNAGPKLKPILYLGVMLPLWSSYLVKVYSWKLIMAKEGILTWCLDQLGLLHLLDVVLSIPVIGGTSLSFSYIGMFLVFVYIWLPYMILPIQASLERIPKTLLEASSDLGGGPAQTFRKVILPLAFPGVVAGSIFTFSLTLGDYIIPTIIGNSSYFIGMAVYTHQGTAGNIPLAAAFSVVPIVIMMVYLTIAKRLGAFDAL
- a CDS encoding ABC transporter ATP-binding protein, whose protein sequence is MDQVYDVEFQNVTRKFDQFIAVDDVSFGIKKGEFFSMLGPSGSGKTTCLRMVAGFQDTSSGRVLLEGVDVTGIPPYKRNVNTVFQDYALFPHMSVAENVGYGLKIKKLPSAEISKRVSEMLAMVRLPDVGNRKPSELSGGQRQRIALARALINRPGVLLLDEPLGALDLKLREEMQLELKAIQKEVGITFIFVTHDQEEALSMSDRIAIFNKGKVEQIATPEELYNRPKTEFVANFVGTSNILSVEETKRLTGHDGKMMIRPERVHVFANAKEDNHSSGYRTFKAILKSQVYSGATSKMHFETPSGSRIIASTQNLKISADHIAVGSEVLVGWKDSDMHLL
- a CDS encoding ABC transporter substrate-binding protein codes for the protein MKFDSYKRVVFFTAVLSIAFAVTCGKKETKVSEIGQGEGEVSIVAWPGYIERGETDKGYDWVTEFEKNTGCKVNVKTAATSDEMVALMNEGGFDLVTASGDASLRLVAGGKVQEINIDLIPSWKNVDSRLQNAPWHTVDGKHFGVPYQWGPNVLMYNTKVFKKAPTSWNVVFEEQVLPDGKSNKGRVQAFDGPIYIADAALYLKVAKPELGIQDPYELDEKQYTAVIELLKKQRQLVPKYWHDAMVQVDDFKKEGLVASSTWPFQVNLLVSEKQPVSSIVPVEGATGWADSTMLHKDSKHVNCAYKWMEHSLSPKVQGDLASWFGSVPSVPAACKGNALLGDTGCAVNGFNNFEKISFWRTPKEDCSGGRKCVPYKKWAEDYISIIGSK
- a CDS encoding NAD-dependent succinate-semialdehyde dehydrogenase, giving the protein MKYIKDKDLFRQENFIGGVWCPAENKKEILVHNPATGETIGNIPHATEKDTLVAIRSAKDAFVDWKSRPAKERAGILRKWFQLMMDHQEDLALIMTQEQGKPLTEARGEIAYAASYIEWFGEEAKRSYGDVIPSHRKDTRILVFKEPIGVVGTITPWNFPAAMLARKVAPALAAGCTVVSKPSELTPHSALAMAVLAERAGLPKGVWNVLVGDPILIGKTILESKEVRKLSFTGSTKTGIYLMEKSAATLKKLSLELGGNAPFIVFEDADLDEAVKGAMLSKYRNTGQTCVCVNRFLVHSSVAETFSKKLAEKTKELVVANGMEPSASQGPLINEAAVEKVKNHIQDAVSKGAKVLIGGNTHALGGNFFEPTVLYPVNSSMMVTKEETFGPVSCIQTFQTEEEAIKLANDTDFGLASYFYTKDMARIFRVAEQLEYGMVGINEGIISSEQVPFGGVKFSGMGREGSKYGLDDYTVTKYLCLGGIK
- the gabT gene encoding 4-aminobutyrate--2-oxoglutarate transaminase, whose amino-acid sequence is MTGNQKQTNKTLWERRLKNVPRGVTTAYPVFAEKAKNAEIWDIEGKRFIDFGGGIGVQNTGHCHPKVVAAIHKQVDQVLHTAFQIMPYEPYIVLAEKLNAKAPIDGEAKTILFSSGAEALENAVKIARAATGRPGIISFLGGFHGRTMMALALTGKVVPYKKGFGPFSSDVYHIPFPMEYHGVTEDDSIKALNNLFKADIDPTRVAAIAIEPVQGEGGFYIASPSFLKKLRAICDEHGILLIADEVQSGFARTGKLFAIEHSGVKPDLITTAKSLAAGMPLSAVIGKTSIMDSVEPGGLGGTYAGNPVACAAGIAVMDLIEEEGILEKSTQLGTMLVKELNEIKKSNTIIGEIRGLGGMVAFELVENGDANKPSADMAKKLTTKALEHGLILLSCGVYGNVIRILVPITAEESVVKEGLNIIAKSLKEI